From the genome of Endozoicomonas sp. NE40, one region includes:
- a CDS encoding GH36-type glycosyl hydrolase domain-containing protein, with amino-acid sequence MNYTVSSHSFSSKSHELTNGQLTLSYDERNVLKTIMAGPVMLGQHETPEFEQAVSNVYLRVKSGEAISVTPLVFFGPETETFRTNAGEVVWQTTNDLFRARVIATLAKDQSIAFVTADVENLSGEAMTFDVIFGQDVALADAGAVKTNEAYASQYLDHEVFQLEGAGYTVCSRQNLPGSTGNPCSQVGSLSEVVAFSTDGIQFFGKSYKVTNQPEAVFQPTLANVKYQYEMGYIALQSADVVLAAGAKHSTVFYVEVQPHMADSNVAEARPVAEIAAAYVAPGFDKAIEIAKPEFPLSGESVLVGEELTAEEVTGFFGEERRFAEEKDGKLLSFFHTDSRYVTLQEKERHLERSTGHMVSSGNCHDFRNAVMSSTHGMYGVFNSHVVLGNTSFNKMMGVDRTFLNLFKSSGQRIWVRENGEYRVLTMPSAFETGANFSRWVYKHNGGFIIVRSFSATESTTVQMEVETKGLEPLDILISNQLTMGNNEGEAVVTVNQNDRNIHVTGNHELVAAHHPELSFTMKLDDALTDVEKVTCEEDGSVRYLLLKGQLSDLSGEKVVVTIAGSLSDASQQTVETLDFDKEVAAFQRGQNDLINDFRVSFENDEYNAEKLNDTMQWFTHNALVHYATPHGLEQYSGGAWGTRDVSQGPFEFFMSMQRYDKVVDILDSIYSHQYVETGTWPQWFMFDQYNTIQQEESHGDIVVWPLKAVADYILTTGDVAVLDRQIPYTSIGQKFAFTEEKFTLFAHLERQVQHIIDNLVPGTHLSCYGDGDWDDTLQPANQALRENMVSGWTIPLTLQTFKTMTRALKGQEQYAEFVARIADLTEKMEADYRKFLIKDGVITGFLHFPEGDIEQPEYLLHPSDQKTGIKYRLLPASRSIISETFDREMAEQHMAIIEDKLVHPDGVRLMDRMAEYKAGKQTYFKRAELAANLGREVGLQYCHAHIRFIEALAKMGKVDEVYDNLYKILPVGIRGSVPNADLRQSNAYFSSSDGKFNNRYDAYENFGKLKTGEVEVKGGWKIYSSGPGIYINQLISNVLGVRFEGDSLVLDPVVSKKLGKVTLNFRLYGKPCELVINPDQGEFTPKRIELNGADIAMTELANAYRTGGALVEKSVLEAQLTDAANRLEIWL; translated from the coding sequence ATGAACTACACAGTTTCCAGCCACTCTTTTTCCAGTAAGAGTCACGAGCTCACCAATGGACAGCTGACCCTGTCTTACGACGAGCGTAACGTACTGAAAACCATCATGGCTGGCCCTGTCATGCTGGGTCAGCACGAAACACCAGAGTTTGAACAGGCGGTTTCCAACGTTTACCTTCGTGTTAAGTCCGGTGAAGCGATCAGTGTCACTCCACTGGTTTTTTTTGGCCCTGAGACAGAAACGTTTCGTACAAATGCTGGTGAAGTCGTTTGGCAGACGACTAACGATCTTTTCCGTGCCCGTGTCATCGCTACCCTGGCTAAAGACCAAAGTATTGCCTTTGTCACAGCAGACGTAGAGAACCTCTCCGGCGAAGCCATGACATTCGACGTTATCTTCGGTCAGGACGTAGCCCTGGCTGACGCAGGCGCAGTTAAGACCAATGAAGCTTACGCTTCTCAGTACCTGGACCACGAAGTGTTTCAGCTGGAAGGCGCTGGTTACACCGTCTGTTCCCGACAGAACCTGCCAGGCAGCACGGGTAACCCATGCTCCCAGGTCGGCTCGCTGTCTGAAGTCGTGGCTTTCTCCACCGACGGTATCCAGTTCTTCGGTAAGAGCTACAAGGTGACCAACCAGCCTGAAGCCGTTTTCCAGCCAACTCTGGCTAACGTTAAATACCAGTACGAAATGGGTTACATTGCCCTGCAGAGTGCTGACGTTGTTCTGGCTGCCGGTGCAAAGCACAGCACTGTCTTCTACGTTGAAGTTCAGCCGCACATGGCTGACTCTAACGTTGCTGAAGCCAGGCCGGTTGCTGAAATTGCTGCCGCTTACGTTGCTCCGGGGTTCGACAAAGCAATAGAAATCGCCAAGCCTGAATTCCCCCTGAGCGGAGAGTCCGTTCTGGTTGGTGAAGAGCTGACTGCTGAAGAAGTCACCGGATTCTTCGGTGAGGAGCGTCGTTTCGCTGAAGAAAAAGACGGCAAGCTGCTCTCCTTCTTCCACACCGACAGCCGTTACGTGACCCTGCAGGAAAAAGAACGGCATCTGGAACGTTCCACCGGTCACATGGTGTCCTCCGGCAACTGTCACGACTTCCGCAATGCCGTCATGAGCTCCACTCACGGCATGTACGGTGTGTTCAACTCTCACGTCGTACTGGGCAACACCTCCTTCAACAAGATGATGGGCGTAGACCGTACGTTCCTGAACCTGTTCAAGTCCAGCGGCCAGCGCATCTGGGTCAGGGAAAACGGCGAGTATCGTGTACTGACCATGCCATCCGCGTTCGAAACCGGCGCAAACTTCTCCCGCTGGGTATACAAGCACAACGGTGGCTTCATCATCGTTCGCAGCTTCAGCGCGACTGAATCGACGACGGTTCAGATGGAAGTAGAAACCAAAGGTCTGGAGCCTCTGGACATCCTGATCAGCAATCAGCTGACCATGGGCAACAACGAAGGTGAAGCCGTTGTTACGGTTAACCAGAACGACCGCAACATCCACGTGACCGGCAACCACGAACTGGTCGCGGCTCACCACCCGGAGCTGAGCTTCACCATGAAGCTGGACGACGCCCTGACTGACGTTGAGAAAGTGACCTGTGAAGAAGACGGTTCCGTTCGCTACCTGCTGCTGAAAGGCCAGCTGAGCGACCTCTCCGGTGAAAAAGTCGTTGTCACCATCGCCGGTTCCCTGAGCGATGCCAGCCAGCAGACGGTTGAAACTCTGGACTTCGATAAAGAAGTAGCCGCGTTCCAGCGTGGACAGAACGACCTGATCAACGACTTCCGCGTTTCCTTCGAGAACGACGAATACAACGCTGAGAAACTGAACGACACCATGCAGTGGTTCACCCACAACGCACTGGTTCACTACGCGACGCCACACGGTCTGGAGCAGTACTCCGGCGGGGCATGGGGTACCCGAGACGTTTCCCAGGGGCCATTTGAGTTCTTCATGTCCATGCAGCGTTACGACAAGGTCGTGGACATTCTGGACAGCATCTACAGCCACCAGTACGTTGAAACCGGTACATGGCCACAGTGGTTCATGTTCGACCAGTACAACACGATCCAGCAGGAAGAGTCCCACGGTGACATCGTCGTATGGCCTCTGAAAGCCGTTGCTGACTACATCCTGACCACCGGCGACGTGGCGGTACTGGATCGTCAGATTCCTTACACCAGCATCGGGCAGAAGTTCGCCTTTACCGAAGAGAAGTTCACCCTGTTTGCTCACCTTGAGCGTCAGGTGCAGCACATCATCGACAACCTGGTACCCGGTACGCACCTGTCCTGCTACGGCGACGGTGACTGGGACGATACCCTGCAGCCAGCGAACCAGGCCCTGCGTGAGAACATGGTCAGTGGCTGGACGATTCCGCTGACCCTGCAGACTTTCAAGACCATGACCAGGGCTTTGAAAGGCCAGGAGCAGTACGCTGAATTCGTAGCTCGCATCGCTGATCTGACTGAGAAGATGGAAGCGGACTACCGTAAGTTCCTGATCAAGGACGGCGTAATCACCGGCTTCCTGCACTTCCCTGAAGGTGACATCGAGCAGCCGGAATACCTGCTGCACCCATCTGACCAGAAGACAGGTATCAAGTACCGTCTGCTGCCAGCGTCCCGTTCCATCATTTCCGAGACGTTCGACAGGGAAATGGCCGAACAGCACATGGCTATCATCGAAGACAAACTGGTTCACCCGGACGGCGTCCGCCTGATGGATCGCATGGCCGAGTACAAGGCGGGTAAGCAAACTTACTTCAAGCGTGCTGAACTGGCTGCGAACCTGGGCCGCGAAGTGGGTCTGCAGTACTGCCACGCGCACATTCGTTTCATCGAAGCTCTGGCGAAGATGGGTAAGGTGGATGAAGTATACGACAACCTGTACAAGATCCTGCCGGTAGGCATCCGGGGTTCGGTCCCTAACGCTGACCTGCGCCAGTCCAACGCGTACTTCTCCAGCTCCGACGGTAAGTTCAACAACCGTTACGACGCTTACGAGAACTTCGGCAAGCTGAAGACCGGTGAAGTAGAAGTAAAAGGCGGCTGGAAGATTTACTCCAGTGGTCCTGGCATCTACATCAACCAGCTGATCAGCAACGTTCTGGGTGTTCGCTTTGAGGGCGACTCCCTGGTGCTGGACCCGGTGGTCAGCAAGAAGCTGGGCAAAGTAACCCTGAACTTCCGCTTGTACGGCAAGCCATGTGAACTGGTCATCAACCCTGATCAGGGCGAGTTCACGCCGAAGCGTATTGAGCTGAACGGCGCTGACATTGCCATGACTGAACTGGCCAATGCTTACCGTACCGGTGGCGCGCTGGTTGAGAAGTCGGTACTGGAAGCACAGCTGACTGACGCCGCTAACAGGCTGGAAATCTGGCTGTAA